In the genome of Roseofilum casamattae BLCC-M143, the window TCGCTATCATCAATAATGGCAGTATAGCCAGAAAGGGATTTTTTTTCGATGCTGTGGGGTAGAGAGAGAATTACGTTCGCAACTAAAATATATTGTTCTTGAGCGCTCCCTCGCTTCACCGGAGCGATCGCTTGCAGGTATAGTTGCTCTGCTGCCGTACTCTCTCTATCTGTACCCGCAAGTGTCTCTGGTAAAATTGTATTAATCTCAACGTTTGTGAGAGATTCAGTCGATAGTTTGGGTCGTAGAGTGCTATCCTGTAATGCTGCAGTTGCCTCGGGGTTACAGGTGCTGGCGATCGCGTTTTGTGTCACTCGATCGTATAATTGCAGACAGACGGCAGTGGTGGGAAAGCGCTGACTCAGCTTGCTTAAATAAGGCTCGATACCCGATAAGCTGCCAAATTGTAAAGCGGAAGCTTCGCTAGCGGTTTCCAAGATATCTGCGATCGCATTGATGCTCGTTTCCAAGCTCTCGGCTTTTTCTAAGGCACTTTCGGTTAAATTATATCGAGCAGTTTCTAATAAGCTGGAACGAGCTTTACGATAGGTCGCGTACTGTAGAATGAGTAAAACAGGAACAGTTAGCAGCAGCATACGCCAGAGGACAACACTGCGAAACGATGTCTGAGGTGGCTTGAAAAAGTGCAATAGCTTTAACATAATCTTCTAAATTAATCCCCAATTTTATAATGGCTCGCTGACTAACTCGGAGGCACCACCGGTTGTCTGAGCCATTCTTCCCCTACAGTAATAGAGCCTCCGCCATCGGCTGGCTATATTGAGTATATCTTGCCTGCTTACCTCTGATAGCTTCGCCTTAACCTTAACTCGAAGAATGAAAAAATTGCAAAATTTCTGTGAGGGAAATGCCAATTGTTACGCTAACTTATGTGACATATAACTATAGTTGCAATGAATTGGAGGGGATTTAATTAAGATATTTCTGCACGACACTCCATCCCGTCCACGAGACCCAAATAAAACCGATAAACAGGATGGTATTAGTAGTTAAATGAATCGGTCTGGCCCAGGGTCGTTGGGAACTAATTTGGGTAGCACTCCATGCCGAAATAGCTACTAATGCAACCACTGCAAATCCAGCGGCGAGATGGGAAGAATGACCTAAACTACCATAGTGACCTAAAGTTCCGATTACTCCGATCGCCAGCAACAGTAAAACTAGGAAGACTAAGGTTCCTCCTAAAACATAGTGGAGCGATCGCAGTTGGGTCTGTTGAGGTTGCCTATTTTGTCTCATCCACCAGAGCAGCGTTCCTGTAATGGCTAACAGGCAATAAAAGCATACCGCAAACCCCATAGACCAAGCGGCTATTCTCCATAACCATAAAAATGAGGGAAGATGCACGGACTTAAACCATACCGATCGAAGGTGGGATAGCGAACCGATCGCAAATCGGGCGATTATTTTGACCTGAAGTTAATATTTTCCCGAACGCCGATCGCCTCTTCAACCGATGATACAATAGCTCGACATTTTAATCAATGGATGTCAATGCTGGCGTCTTGGCTCGTTCCAATCCATCGGGCACTTTAGGTAAAGGTTTATTTCCTAAGATCCAATCGCTAGATTCTTCTTTCCCTAGCTCTTGTAGCATCAAGCGATCGCAAGGAATTGTATCCGATAAAATAGCACTGGCCATCATCCCCGTGTGAATCTCCAGCAATCCTTGAGAGACCGATTCAAACACTAACCGCTGTCCTGGAAAGACGACTCGTTCAAAATACCAATCTGGGATGTTACAGATACGAGCAACTTGGACTTTGCTTGTTGCATTAACATAACAGCAAAGGACGCGGTAAGAACGCTCTGGAGGAAGGGGATCGAGAACTTGTGCCATAGTTCTATGGTAGATAAAATTGCGATTTTATGGGTACTTTTTTACAGTAACACTTCCGATCCCAGTTGATTGTAAACCCGACTACCATTAATCCTATCTTAATCTTAATCCGAATGCCCGTTTTATCGCGATCGCAGGCTGGGGATCGCCATTGACTGCTGCGATCGCATCATCTCCAGTCAAGGGTCGGCGCAACCGAATTTCCCTCGCCAGACAGATCCCGAAAGCAATGGTATCGTAAAGTTATGTGAAAAAATCTCACAATTCTTAACTCAGATCCGTCTCTAGCATAGCAAAGGAACCCGTCCATGTCTCCCTCTACCCTCACCGGCAATCGCATCCTCTACGTGCGCCTCCCGTGTAACCCCATCTTCCCTATTGGCGTTGTCTACCTTGCCGACCATATCCACAAGTGCTTTCCCCAGGTCGAACAGCAAATTTTCGATCTGGGTACCATTCCTCCCCTAGACTACAACCGGGCCCTCGACGAAGCGATCGCGGCCTTTCGTCCCACCTTACTCATCTTTTCCTGGCGCGACATCCAAATTTATGCTCCCGTAGGCGGTCGAGGCGGCAACCCCCTACAAAATGCCTTTGAATTCTACTACAGCCTCAATCCCTTCATTAAACTCCGAGGTGCCCTAGGCGGTTTGAGATTAGTCACCGCCTACTACGGCGAACTCTGGCGCAACCAAGGACTGATTAAACGAGGCTTAAACCGCGCCCGCCGCCACCATCCGGAAGCACGAGCTGTAGTTGGTGGGGGAGCCGTCAGCGTCTTTTACGAACAACTGGGTCGGTTTCTGCCCAAAGGTACGGTGGTTTCCGTGGGTGAAGGGGAAGGACTTCTAGAAAAACTGCTCCAGGGTCGAGACATCAGTACGGAACGGTGTTACGTGGCGGGAGAAACCGAACCTCGCGATCGCCTGATTCACGAGCAACCTACTCCCC includes:
- a CDS encoding DUF4079 domain-containing protein yields the protein MHLPSFLWLWRIAAWSMGFAVCFYCLLAITGTLLWWMRQNRQPQQTQLRSLHYVLGGTLVFLVLLLLAIGVIGTLGHYGSLGHSSHLAAGFAVVALVAISAWSATQISSQRPWARPIHLTTNTILFIGFIWVSWTGWSVVQKYLN
- a CDS encoding DUF1830 domain-containing protein, which encodes MAQVLDPLPPERSYRVLCCYVNATSKVQVARICNIPDWYFERVVFPGQRLVFESVSQGLLEIHTGMMASAILSDTIPCDRLMLQELGKEESSDWILGNKPLPKVPDGLERAKTPALTSID